A portion of the Bacillus thuringiensis genome contains these proteins:
- a CDS encoding DUF4879 domain-containing protein: MFKKAALGISSLAITAFIGLGMATEASAGPAAPLTSLNVVQVESELGGVETINQNSFSTSRNHGGKYLYITTKEMGYGQNPFAKMNGSNVKSIDSTIIGGRPIVGWYYKWDASGHQQGTFEYQKTSINAPFNTMRTSIYIQ; this comes from the coding sequence ATGTTTAAAAAAGCAGCACTAGGGATTTCATCGTTAGCAATCACAGCGTTCATCGGATTAGGAATGGCAACAGAAGCTTCAGCTGGACCAGCAGCACCACTTACTTCACTGAACGTCGTACAAGTAGAGTCTGAGTTAGGCGGGGTAGAAACAATTAATCAGAACAGCTTCAGCACATCGCGTAACCACGGGGGAAAATACTTATATATTACAACGAAAGAAATGGGCTATGGCCAAAACCCATTTGCTAAAATGAATGGTTCTAATGTAAAAAGTATTGATTCCACTATAATTGGCGGAAGACCAATCGTTGGCTGGTATTATAAATGGGATGCTTCTGGACACCAACAAGGAACTTTTGAGTACCAAAAGACATCTATAAATGCACCATTTAATACAATGCGTACATCAATTTATATCCAATAA
- a CDS encoding MerR family transcriptional regulator codes for MKISKFAEVNNVSVDTIRHYMDLGLVIPEKKGSHYFFDEYCQKDIELILEYKWLGFSLYEIKELFLYKNLGKSLDYEKDNLYQSLFKVKYEKIEQEIKTLEERKCKLKEALHNLSIETEISSSILGVDLKVLHLFKCVKCNGNLILEDGIINKNQIIEGKLICNCGEEYTIISGVLTAGNSVKAYEKKSLEDSISDYIHETDTAFLENVQRGGEWAKKKIMQLDLNEKILLDLGCGIGFFLRNIYEELPEECLYIAVDRDLNKLLLLKDVIERRNVKRNIVFICADFLNIPIQNNSVDIVIDQSGTSNYSFEHEEFLLCELNSLFKHNCYLLSSFILFNKFSINSQIAPRLRENFTSAKVTKEIENLQFQSIDESTSNYLIRGGRYEDFFVQGEEIYTYSFFGKRWG; via the coding sequence ATGAAAATCAGTAAGTTTGCAGAAGTAAATAATGTAAGTGTAGATACGATTAGACATTATATGGACCTCGGACTCGTTATTCCTGAGAAAAAAGGAAGTCACTATTTTTTTGACGAGTATTGTCAAAAGGATATAGAACTTATATTAGAGTACAAATGGCTAGGGTTTAGCTTGTATGAAATTAAAGAACTGTTTCTTTATAAAAATTTAGGGAAATCCTTAGACTATGAAAAGGATAATTTGTATCAATCTTTATTTAAAGTAAAATATGAAAAGATTGAACAAGAAATAAAAACTTTAGAGGAACGAAAATGCAAATTAAAGGAAGCGTTACATAATTTATCTATAGAAACTGAAATTTCAAGTTCAATTTTAGGGGTAGATTTAAAAGTACTTCATTTGTTTAAATGTGTTAAGTGTAACGGAAATTTAATTCTTGAAGATGGCATTATTAATAAGAATCAAATTATTGAGGGAAAGTTAATTTGTAATTGTGGTGAAGAATACACGATTATTTCAGGGGTTTTAACAGCTGGCAACTCAGTGAAAGCGTATGAAAAGAAATCACTTGAAGATTCTATTTCGGATTATATTCATGAAACTGATACTGCTTTTTTGGAAAATGTTCAAAGAGGAGGAGAATGGGCGAAAAAGAAAATAATGCAATTAGATTTAAATGAAAAAATACTACTTGATTTAGGGTGTGGTATTGGGTTCTTTTTACGAAATATTTATGAAGAACTACCGGAAGAGTGTTTATATATTGCTGTTGATCGAGATTTGAATAAACTTTTACTTTTAAAAGATGTAATTGAGAGAAGAAATGTGAAAAGAAATATTGTATTTATCTGTGCCGACTTTCTAAACATACCTATTCAGAATAATTCTGTTGATATTGTAATCGATCAATCAGGTACAAGTAATTATAGTTTTGAACATGAGGAGTTCTTATTGTGCGAATTAAATTCCCTTTTTAAACACAATTGTTATTTATTAAGTTCATTTATTTTATTTAATAAATTTAGTATAAATAGCCAAATTGCACCTAGACTCAGAGAGAATTTTACATCTGCAAAAGTAACAAAAGAAATCGAAAATTTACAGTTTCAATCTATTGATGAAAGTACTTCAAATTATTTGATACGAGGGGGAAGGTACGAGGATTTCTTTGTTCAAGGAGAAGAAATTTATACATATTCATTTTTCGGAAAAAGATGGGGTTAA
- a CDS encoding MFS transporter: MGSLRLHIENKKRNQELRNICLYSIAKTVSLFGSSIYSFALGLYILQITGSALNFAISLILGTIPMIVMNPFAGVIADKVDKKKLVICMDLLSGCLLITVYILSSYYGLNLFIIYTTTFLMTVFTTFFGIGLEAVKPNMVTKERLMSINSISKIIDSISLILGPMLGGIVFAVFDMKIFIIINGISFILSAISILFINFKLFEQNINEECSIREINFIEDIKEGYSYLLERKSLKNTFSILISLNFFLGFAVTVPLPYIINTVLNLSSKQFGMIQGTFAIGMIVGAILVKKITDRFSYAYLLKKLSFMLAIFMIISGIPVLFKNFEVNDFVYAITYCVVMFFLGLIIVLIDIPIAYFMQKEIPNEYRGRVLSIGLSISKMMLPIAMALSGLLLNYIPAYMITIVGGILYLIVIKVSSNCFILEVHSKDYSA, translated from the coding sequence ATGGGAAGTTTACGATTACATATAGAAAATAAAAAAAGAAACCAAGAACTAAGAAATATTTGTTTATATTCAATTGCAAAAACAGTATCACTATTTGGTAGCTCTATTTATAGTTTTGCATTAGGATTGTATATTTTACAAATAACCGGTTCTGCGTTAAATTTTGCAATTTCGCTCATATTAGGAACGATTCCAATGATTGTTATGAATCCATTTGCCGGTGTCATTGCTGATAAGGTTGATAAAAAGAAACTGGTTATTTGTATGGATTTACTAAGCGGATGCTTATTAATAACTGTTTATATATTAAGCAGCTATTATGGATTAAACTTATTCATCATTTATACTACTACCTTTCTTATGACAGTATTTACAACTTTTTTTGGAATAGGTTTAGAGGCCGTAAAACCGAATATGGTCACTAAAGAGCGGTTAATGAGTATTAATTCTATAAGTAAAATTATCGATTCTATATCTTTAATTCTAGGGCCTATGTTAGGGGGGATTGTTTTTGCAGTCTTTGATATGAAAATTTTTATAATTATAAATGGTATTTCATTTATCCTTTCGGCTATTTCCATATTGTTTATTAACTTTAAATTGTTTGAGCAAAACATAAATGAGGAATGTTCAATTAGAGAAATTAATTTTATTGAAGATATAAAGGAGGGATACTCTTATTTATTGGAGCGGAAAAGCTTAAAAAATACTTTTAGTATTTTAATTTCTCTTAATTTCTTTTTAGGCTTTGCTGTAACTGTTCCGTTGCCATACATTATTAACACAGTTCTCAATCTTAGTTCTAAGCAATTTGGTATGATTCAAGGGACTTTCGCGATAGGTATGATAGTTGGTGCAATATTAGTTAAAAAGATAACTGATCGTTTTTCTTACGCTTATCTTTTGAAAAAGTTAAGTTTTATGTTGGCGATTTTTATGATTATTTCAGGAATTCCAGTTTTATTCAAAAATTTTGAGGTAAATGATTTTGTATACGCTATTACCTATTGTGTTGTTATGTTCTTTTTAGGGCTAATTATAGTGCTTATTGATATACCTATAGCTTATTTCATGCAAAAAGAGATTCCTAATGAATATAGAGGGAGAGTTCTCAGCATTGGATTAAGTATAAGTAAAATGATGCTTCCTATAGCAATGGCGCTATCCGGTCTATTATTAAATTATATTCCAGCCTACATGATTACAATTGTAGGGGGAATCTTATATTTAATAGTAATTAAAGTTTCATCGAATTGTTTCATATTAGAAGTTCATTCGAAAGATTATAGCGCTTAG